In Blastopirellula sp. J2-11, a single genomic region encodes these proteins:
- a CDS encoding DUF420 domain-containing protein has protein sequence MDLVQILPHVNASLNGLATVLLIVGLVLIKRRQEVAHKWTMLSCFGVSVIFLGCYLTYHALLPGHGKTFPSYPPAAVRYFYYAVLLTHVVLAAVVPFLAVATIYYGLRDNRRVHLKLAKVTFPIWLYVSVTGVFVYLMLYQIYPPQ, from the coding sequence TTGGATCTGGTTCAGATATTGCCGCACGTCAACGCTTCGCTTAACGGGCTGGCGACGGTCTTGTTGATCGTCGGCTTGGTGCTGATCAAGCGGCGCCAGGAAGTCGCCCACAAGTGGACGATGCTCTCCTGCTTTGGCGTGTCGGTGATCTTTTTGGGTTGCTACCTGACGTATCACGCGCTGCTGCCAGGACATGGCAAAACGTTTCCCAGCTATCCGCCGGCGGCGGTTCGCTACTTTTACTACGCCGTTTTGTTGACGCATGTCGTGCTGGCGGCCGTGGTTCCCTTTTTGGCGGTCGCGACGATTTACTATGGTTTGCGTGACAATCGGCGTGTACACCTTAAACTAGCGAAGGTGACGTTTCCGATTTGGTTGTACGTTTCGGTAACCGGCGTCTTCGTTTACCTGATGCTTTACCAGATCTATCCACCGCAATAA
- a CDS encoding DUF983 domain-containing protein, translated as MKTWFTTYDQCPDCGARFEREPGFFLGSIYFNYGLTTLIVAVAFPLLLFNGLADSQTLLYAALAFVVIFPLIFFPFARSLWVGHDQFWDPRTDVKERLP; from the coding sequence ATGAAAACCTGGTTTACCACCTACGACCAATGTCCGGATTGCGGCGCTCGCTTTGAGCGAGAGCCTGGCTTCTTTTTAGGTTCGATCTATTTCAACTACGGCCTGACAACTTTGATCGTGGCGGTCGCTTTTCCGCTGTTGCTCTTCAATGGGTTAGCCGATTCTCAAACGTTGTTGTACGCGGCGCTCGCGTTCGTTGTGATCTTCCCGCTGATCTTCTTTCCGTTCGCTCGCAGCCTGTGGGTCGGACACGATCAATTTTGGGATCCGCGAACCGACGTGAAAGAACGGCTTCCATAG
- a CDS encoding PQQ-like beta-propeller repeat protein: protein MKSLLSLKRISLLAAAIAVGLLQVNFASAQLRFLPQTAPSRGQFSLTVDLPELNNESQQLLVQLEQRLRDRQWQEAIEGYRRLVSAHGDELFEADSLTLQTGDQYVFYVGLRRRLHTQLAEIARREPELLIPYRDQTDISAKAAYDAAIAAHDLGAIEQAIERYFLASKTDQALLALGDMRLERGEFAAARAAWEQIDPRLRSPYDEKSLLYALPGQPLWVAVDGVDWKQDEAEIVKLLLQPERHSTHRSVPQSEIPLADLLARLTLASALEGDATRAAIELDLLRRLAPNAEGWIAGKRQPYDAALQAILATSQGTQYALSYVDHWETFAGSPTRSAIAAQAPGAKLVAWSIALPKQAATIRTPGLAETSQSGETPLSFYPIAVGDHLFVNDAKRLRAFQLRDGSAAWPSGEARDRKNADYGAFHRSTPDIENGLHLGNTNQWQDRHLAKVESAIGAPRYTLSAKGRLMAARQGNSLSVYTERASEFSKSAEMFIIDLGAEGRIAAIIPANEPGEDEWEFEGTGLIDDGRLYVAMTKNGVRSESAVACYDASTARRIWRRTICSTEPYGAGLVLGDKAGQRSHNLLTMSDGVLYYNTNRGAISAISAATGEIQWLTIYPRGPLEAGTLIRANQQLLRELNPCVVTGDLVMAMPADCDRIVALDAATGKLQWQTVPGGVQASHLLGTTKEDLIVSGDQVYWIRLDSGRIRSQFPNPRDPQNLQAESPPQGYGRGILGRDTIYWPTLEAIYVLKQQVDQDENVIAAREPIDLKALGLTGGNLAISGDYLVIAGATQLTVLKSDASSDPSP, encoded by the coding sequence ATGAAGTCCCTTCTCTCTCTCAAACGGATCTCGCTGCTCGCCGCAGCGATCGCGGTTGGGTTGTTGCAGGTCAATTTCGCTTCTGCGCAATTGCGGTTTTTGCCGCAAACGGCCCCGTCGCGAGGGCAGTTCTCGCTGACGGTCGACTTGCCGGAACTCAACAACGAATCGCAACAATTGCTGGTTCAACTCGAGCAACGTCTGCGCGATCGACAGTGGCAAGAGGCGATCGAAGGCTATCGCCGCTTGGTGTCGGCGCACGGCGACGAGCTTTTCGAGGCCGATTCGTTGACGCTCCAGACAGGCGATCAATATGTGTTCTACGTCGGTTTGCGTCGTCGACTGCATACGCAGTTGGCCGAAATCGCGCGGCGTGAGCCTGAACTGCTGATTCCGTATCGTGATCAGACCGACATCTCGGCCAAAGCGGCGTATGACGCCGCGATCGCCGCTCACGATCTGGGCGCCATAGAGCAAGCGATCGAGCGCTACTTTTTGGCGAGCAAGACCGATCAAGCGCTGTTGGCGCTGGGCGACATGCGACTGGAACGGGGTGAGTTCGCCGCGGCGCGGGCAGCCTGGGAGCAGATCGATCCGCGTTTGCGGTCTCCTTACGACGAAAAATCGTTGTTGTACGCGCTGCCGGGGCAACCGCTGTGGGTCGCCGTGGATGGCGTTGATTGGAAACAGGACGAAGCGGAGATCGTCAAGTTATTGCTGCAACCGGAGCGTCATTCTACGCATCGCTCGGTTCCCCAGTCCGAAATTCCGCTGGCCGATTTGTTGGCTCGTTTGACGCTTGCTTCGGCGCTGGAAGGAGACGCGACGCGGGCAGCGATCGAATTGGATCTGCTTCGGCGGCTGGCTCCGAATGCGGAAGGTTGGATCGCCGGAAAGCGACAACCTTATGATGCGGCGCTGCAAGCGATTCTCGCGACGTCGCAAGGGACGCAATATGCGCTCTCCTACGTCGATCATTGGGAAACCTTCGCCGGCAGCCCCACGCGCAGCGCGATCGCCGCCCAAGCGCCCGGCGCCAAATTGGTCGCCTGGTCGATTGCATTGCCAAAACAGGCCGCAACGATCCGCACGCCGGGATTGGCCGAAACGTCGCAGAGTGGAGAAACGCCGCTCAGTTTTTACCCGATCGCGGTTGGCGATCATCTGTTTGTGAATGACGCCAAACGGCTGCGGGCCTTCCAACTGCGCGACGGCTCGGCAGCTTGGCCGAGCGGCGAAGCGCGTGATCGAAAAAACGCCGACTACGGTGCGTTTCATCGCAGCACACCGGACATAGAAAACGGCTTGCATTTGGGGAACACCAATCAATGGCAAGACCGTCATCTGGCGAAGGTGGAATCGGCGATTGGCGCTCCGCGTTATACGCTTTCGGCCAAGGGACGCTTGATGGCGGCGCGGCAAGGAAACTCGCTCTCGGTTTATACGGAGCGCGCGTCCGAGTTCTCCAAGTCGGCCGAGATGTTCATCATCGATCTGGGGGCGGAAGGCCGAATCGCGGCGATTATTCCCGCCAACGAGCCAGGCGAAGACGAATGGGAGTTCGAAGGGACCGGCCTGATTGACGATGGTCGGCTTTATGTCGCGATGACGAAAAACGGAGTCCGTAGCGAGTCAGCGGTCGCTTGTTACGACGCGTCCACGGCGCGGCGCATCTGGCGACGGACGATTTGCTCGACCGAGCCGTATGGCGCCGGACTTGTCTTAGGAGACAAAGCGGGGCAACGCTCCCACAACTTGTTGACCATGTCGGACGGCGTATTGTACTACAACACCAATCGCGGCGCAATCTCTGCGATCAGCGCCGCAACCGGCGAGATCCAATGGTTAACCATTTATCCGCGCGGACCGTTGGAAGCGGGAACTTTGATTCGCGCCAATCAGCAATTGCTGCGTGAATTGAATCCGTGCGTCGTGACCGGAGATTTGGTGATGGCGATGCCGGCCGATTGCGATCGGATCGTGGCGCTGGATGCGGCGACGGGGAAACTGCAGTGGCAAACCGTACCCGGCGGCGTTCAAGCGTCTCATCTCTTGGGAACGACCAAAGAGGATTTGATCGTCAGCGGCGATCAGGTTTATTGGATCCGGCTTGATTCGGGGAGGATTCGGAGTCAGTTCCCCAATCCGCGTGATCCGCAAAATCTGCAAGCGGAAAGTCCTCCGCAGGGTTACGGACGTGGGATTCTGGGGCGTGATACAATATATTGGCCCACCTTGGAGGCGATCTACGTCTTGAAGCAGCAAGTCGATCAAGACGAAAACGTGATCGCCGCGCGAGAACCGATTGATTTAAAAGCGTTGGGGCTGACGGGAGGAAACTTGGCGATCTCAGGGGACTACCTGGTGATCGCCGGTGCGACGCAGTTGACCGTGTTAAAGAGCGACGCGTCCAGCGATCCTTCTCCCTAA
- a CDS encoding AAA family ATPase translates to MLEEQDIDSVRRLNAAYEQITRELSKVIVGQQEVVEQLLISLFAGGHCLLVGVPGLAKTLMIRSLAESLSLDFNRIQFTPDLMPSDITGTEVIQEDRATGQREYRFIPGPVFANVILADEINRTPPKTQAALLEAMQEHQVTAGGQRHRLPSPFFVLATQNPIEQEGTYPLPEAQLDRFMFNVQVDYPTAAEELEIVRRTTTDHHSLITATLSGEDIAQLTHVVRKAPVADHIAAYAIQLVRMTRKGRDETPDFVGQYVQWGAGPRASQYLVLGAKSRAVLQGRTFVTTQDVQAVALPVLRHRMRTNFTADAEGITTDDLIRRLIELVPTVAADEQADKAFRSANAG, encoded by the coding sequence ATGTTGGAAGAACAAGATATTGATTCCGTTCGCAGGCTCAACGCCGCCTACGAACAGATCACGCGAGAACTATCGAAGGTCATCGTTGGCCAGCAAGAAGTGGTCGAGCAATTGCTGATTTCGCTCTTCGCTGGAGGCCATTGTCTGTTGGTGGGCGTGCCGGGGTTGGCGAAGACGTTGATGATTCGAAGTTTGGCTGAATCGCTGTCACTCGATTTCAATCGGATCCAATTTACGCCGGACCTGATGCCGTCGGATATCACCGGGACCGAGGTGATCCAAGAGGATCGCGCCACTGGCCAGCGTGAATATCGCTTTATTCCTGGGCCGGTCTTCGCCAACGTCATTTTGGCCGACGAGATCAACCGCACGCCTCCCAAGACGCAAGCGGCCCTGTTGGAGGCGATGCAAGAGCATCAAGTCACCGCCGGCGGCCAGCGTCACCGCTTGCCGAGTCCCTTCTTTGTGCTGGCGACGCAAAATCCGATTGAGCAAGAAGGGACCTATCCGCTGCCAGAAGCGCAGTTGGACCGATTCATGTTTAACGTCCAGGTCGATTATCCGACCGCCGCGGAAGAATTGGAAATCGTGCGTCGCACGACGACCGACCATCACTCGCTGATCACGGCGACGTTGTCTGGCGAAGATATCGCGCAGTTGACGCATGTCGTCCGCAAAGCGCCGGTTGCCGACCATATCGCCGCCTACGCAATTCAGCTGGTGCGGATGACGCGTAAAGGCCGGGACGAAACGCCAGACTTTGTCGGCCAGTATGTTCAGTGGGGCGCTGGACCGCGCGCCAGTCAATATCTGGTGTTGGGAGCGAAATCCCGCGCCGTGCTGCAAGGGCGTACGTTTGTCACCACGCAGGACGTGCAAGCAGTCGCTCTGCCGGTGTTGCGACATCGTATGCGAACCAATTTTACCGCCGACGCCGAAGGGATCACGACCGATGATCTGATTCGTCGGCTCATCGAACTCGTGCCTACGGTCGCCGCAGATGAACAAGCCGACAAAGCGTTTAGATCCGCAAACGCTGGCTAA
- a CDS encoding DUF58 domain-containing protein — MNKPTKRLDPQTLAKLHGLRLRAQHIVEGFVSGSHRSPFRGFSIEFAEHREYAPGDDLRYLDWKVFGRTDKFYLKQYEDETNLIAYLVLDVSESMTYRGPTAPLSKLEYAECIATTMAWLTLHQQDAVGLATFDDDVRTLIEPGSSPTQLQQFFDVLDRTEPRQKTATGPIFHQLAERFRKRGVVLVISDFFDDVDTMIAGLKHFRHRRHDVVLVHLLDPAELDFPFQQPTMFQGLEQMPELLIDPQSLRKAYLREINAAIDSLKAQARGANIDYLQVRTDQPLDVVLNAFLSGRMARMHT, encoded by the coding sequence ATGAACAAGCCGACAAAGCGTTTAGATCCGCAAACGCTGGCTAAGCTGCATGGCTTGAGACTGCGGGCCCAACATATTGTTGAAGGGTTCGTCTCGGGTTCGCATCGTAGTCCCTTTCGCGGCTTCTCGATTGAGTTCGCCGAACACCGAGAGTATGCGCCCGGCGATGATTTGCGCTATCTCGATTGGAAGGTGTTCGGCCGGACTGACAAGTTCTATCTGAAGCAGTACGAAGACGAAACGAATTTGATCGCCTACCTGGTGCTCGACGTCAGCGAAAGCATGACGTACCGCGGCCCTACTGCGCCGTTGTCGAAACTGGAGTACGCCGAGTGCATCGCGACGACGATGGCCTGGTTAACGTTGCACCAACAAGACGCGGTCGGGTTGGCGACCTTTGACGACGATGTTCGAACGCTGATCGAACCGGGGAGCAGTCCGACGCAATTGCAGCAGTTTTTTGACGTGCTGGATCGTACCGAGCCGCGGCAAAAAACGGCGACCGGTCCGATCTTTCATCAACTTGCCGAGCGATTCCGGAAACGGGGCGTCGTGCTGGTCATTAGCGACTTTTTTGACGATGTCGACACGATGATCGCCGGGCTGAAGCACTTTCGGCATCGTCGGCATGACGTCGTGCTGGTCCATTTGTTGGATCCGGCCGAACTCGATTTTCCGTTTCAACAGCCGACGATGTTTCAAGGATTGGAGCAGATGCCGGAATTGCTGATCGATCCGCAATCGTTACGTAAAGCCTATCTGCGTGAGATCAACGCGGCGATCGATTCGCTGAAAGCCCAAGCCCGCGGCGCCAATATCGACTATTTGCAGGTGCGGACCGATCAGCCGCTGGATGTGGTGTTAAACGCGTTTTTGTCAGGTCGCATGGCTCGGATGCATACGTAA